The Drosophila biarmipes strain raj3 chromosome 2L, RU_DBia_V1.1, whole genome shotgun sequence genome has a window encoding:
- the LOC108032503 gene encoding uncharacterized protein LOC108032503 isoform X2 yields the protein MSERSKGDVSRVNNNANPTRVVKNPLLSASVTGLSFDDFPNKPQLLPAAPPVVHATPPAAPVLIAGILNREPKTLVTVGQPSSIDESEALDEINLNTSSEDSLGAGGTSPYQGAGDRNANPLLEPPQEAGTDSLLSQAASSFTALPAVASNVFSTFSKRIYAGSRESSEEPKLDIQPTYIQQANYVQPVAPAPAPFYAAPPPAANEVVAPEPPKFYAPTEIPAANVGVPGPPPAAGNPNTYRFTARKKLYAPIPGLSEQSGQGAQIPQAPQAAPSFQTPPYPPQPIPAANSARFDISAQPAPAAAEERKSGGGLFSLTSLVPTGVLQNISGLVQSATGRSSEPGYTNPPQQTGGFFDVSTGPPATSSNLFGGSNPGLPPGNNYFVPDQAPPLPSTEAVAPTAVGSFFAPPVPLPGVPPVAAPPAVGGFFNPAPTSIASGVAPSVFTPGAAPPVATQGVPSIPVNAAAVPPANLPPTSEVGGFFTPATETIGPGAPPSIPAGFTPGPFPPVAPQAIPTIPVSTTAAPPATLPPTSAIGGFFNPGEAPPDATSQTVPTVAVNASGAPPAGFFPPTAFPPAAPTASNPNTLPGAPPVAAVPPPAAGQASYRLQKGTRLYKSPLTAQETAVTSGFAAPLPPTSVTQAIFNPFGAPALQPESQGHQGVPLITQPVYPPAVPPTGQVPEIGQGFTAPQPAVSAIFAPPPAASIANVVPPPAVTLANFASPPAATVAPPPAASISSVAPPPAAPIASAATPPAASISSVAPPPAASIESVAPPPAASITSVAPPPAASTASVSPPPTASIVNPPPTVGIASVPLFAAPIQSSSGIPFFNQQSTDAGVPTAFIQSEVPAAPPTALEALVQGPPPVQGNSLFAATTSASSFFVPQPSTESALFTSSGSENLVQEPLLTQGFPFFAPPPTGTAGINLFTPQPNQEQVSLKEEPKQSQTEEQAISAPPTESTQGVNLSTALSEAPFSGPPVIEPLVEDTPTTNSEPDQGSITSPAPSAPVEQDIPLFVPVPALSGQGQGVPLYPPPQTGSIGASGQIAPPPAASSGSLIASDPVTSSVSSFFSPAQEHSASALFAPPPAANTTIFTPAPPTNSSLFDPIPAAQTAPEVVPATSAEIVDAPAAFFGTPEASTTNLFQSTTETQTVFSPFSQTKATPLIQESGPELVPPPIGFFAEQTEAETLNHPPLAPSPLQSFFNPPPGAAASADFNFFGSPTPGSVFPDLPVQQGIAPPPLALEPPAETGDSSTGPAPLGFELLSQSQQAQDQAPSSNENSYPNSSVNSFAGYFGGTSVPPVPLVAPEPAAAPVAPVKNCDPVNFFDQVPQSQSQIQVNEDQRIQNFFNNPPLQDQPAAPGELKYDIVHSGVAVKQLQERSQTPISNLVEPPSSACSEFSTLAPAPTQTDRQSGEDLFQQHLGELPDEVLRELRMANANGDKGQVATPPVAITYSPVVVHWFYKRSVDTKFIWTPFSHYDSALLETSLNLDDSTLIIPVEGGRYDVNIKERTKTPVYWEGKAIEVRRCSWFYKGVDSKYVPYTEDTAALLESEYKRSAETGEWHQKIMLANGEQVVFHGPTVIVHFLPQQNADTWGASTQGSMRPRVVKRDLDDFTIEQGESQRVDHLLFMVHGIGSACDLKMRSVEEVVDDFRVIAQQLVQSHYKNSTDMGLVGRVEVLPISWHGHLHSEELGIDEKLKSITLESIPRLRNFTNDTLLDVLFYTSPKYCQKIMNTVADALNDVYLKYRMRHPEFNGGVSLAGHSLGSLILFDLLCHQEPLKESEEENKNPDQLPQKQAQKVMLPTSDLLPKQVSYAMGPEGTGQPVITYTQLIFHPKKFFALGSPIGMFVTIRGIDKLGLDFHLPTCPGFYNIFHPFDPVAYRIEALVNPDMNGIRPVLIPHHKGRKRMHLELKETMTRVGADIKQRFMDTFKTTLDSVNFLATVTKVKKEAEESLEKETSQTSSQALQKQNEDQDESSVASSSCKLRNRTDSCSTTASDPEFIELDFPLGKLNDSKRVDYVLQEAPLEFINEYIFALSSHVCYWGSEDTILFVMKEIYASLGISTDSQVPQSSMTIERPVSHESSVSNSLLPM from the exons ATGTCGGAAAGATCGAAAGGTGACGTGTCTCGCGTAAACAACAATGCCAATCCGACGCGTGTCGTTAAAAATCCGCTTTTGAGCGCCTCCGTGACCGGCCTGAGTTTCGATGACTTTCCCAACAAGCCGCAACTGCTGCCCGCCGCCCCGCCCGTGGTccatgccacgcccccggcGGCCCCCGTCCTCATCGCTGGCATCCTAAACCGCG aaccGAAAACTTTGGTTACCGTAGGCCAGCCATCGAGCATTGACGAGAGCGAGGCGCTCGACGAGATTAACTTGAATACCAGCAGCGAGGATTCACTAGGCGCGGGAGGAACGAGTCCATATCAAGGAGCAGGCGATCGAAACGCCAATCCCCTGTTGGAGCCACCTCAAGAAGCTGGCACCGATTCGCTGCTGAGCCAGGCGGCCTCCTCCTTCACCGCCCTGCCAGCGGTGGCCTCCAATGTTTTTTCCACCTTCTCCAAGCGCATCTATGCCGGCAGCAGGGAATCCTCGGAGGAGCCCAAATTAGACATTCAGCCCACATACATTCAGCAGGCCAACTACGTTCAGCCCGTAGCTCCAGCACCTGCACCCTTCTacgcagctcctcctcctgctgcaaACGAGGTGGTCGCCCCCGAGCCACCAAAGTTCTACGCACCAACTGAGATTCCGGCGGCGAACGTAGGAGTTCCTGGTCCCCCGCCCGCAGCAGGAAATCCCAATACCTATAGATTCACCGCCAGAAAGAAGCTATACGCCCCCATTCCTGGGTTGTCCGAGCAATCCGGACAGGGTGCACAGATTCCACAGGCTCCTCAAGCGGCTCCGTCGTTCCAGACGCCACCATATCCACCGCAGCCTATCCCAGCAGCAAACTCTGCTCGCTTTGACATATCAGCTCAGCCAGCTCCAGCTGCCGCAGAGGAGCGCAAATCAGGCGGTGGTCTGTTCTCACTGACCAGTCTTGTGCCCACGGGAGTTCTGCAGAACATCTCGGGACTCGTGCAATCCGCCACAGGCCGAAGCAGTGAGCCAGGGTATACCAATCCTCCTCAGCAAACAGGAGGCTTCTTTGACGTTTCGACCGGACCACCAGCTACATCATCGAACTTATTTGGCGGTTCGAATCCAGGCTTGCCGCCAGGAAACAACTATTTTGTACCGGATCAAGCTCCACCTTTACCCTCAACCGAGGCAGTAGCTCCCACTGCTGTGGGAAGTTTCTTTGCACCACCAGTTCCTCTGCCTGGAGTACCACCAGTAGCTGCGCCCCCAGCTGTTGGAGGATTCTTTAATCCCGCACCAACGTCAATTGCCTCAGGAGTTGCGCCTTCAGTTTTCACTCCAGGAGCAGCCCCACCTGTTGCCACACAAGGTGTTCCATCCATTCCTGTAAACGCAGCGGCAGTACCACCAGCAAATCTCCCGCCAACTTCTGAAGTAGGAGGATTCTTTACTCCTGCAACAGAAACAATCGGCCCAGGAGCACCGCCCTCAATTCCCGCTGGTTTCACTCCAGGACCTTTTCCTCCTGTTGCCCCACAAGCGATTCCAACAATACCTGTATCGACAACAGCAGCACCACCTGCCACTCTCCCTCCTACATCAGCTATAGGAGGATTCTTTAACCCAGGAGAAGCTCCGCCCGATGCCACGTCACAAACAGTTCCAACAGTAGCTGTAAACGCATCAGGAGCACCACCAGCCGGGTTCTTTCCTCCAACAGCCTTTCCTCCTGCTGCCCCAACTGCTTCTAATCCGAATACCTTGCCAGGCGCTCCGCCAGTAGCAGCTGTTCCACCGCCAGCCGCTGGACAGGCTTCATATCGCCTCCAAAAGGGCACTCGCCTGTACAAGAGTCCATTGACGGCACAGGAAACTGCAGTAACATCTGGATTTGCCGCTCCTTTGCCTCCCACATCTGTAACACAGGCAATTTTCAACCCGTTCGGAGCACCTGCTTTACAGCCAGAAAGTCAAGGCCACCAAGGAGTTCCACTGATTACACAGCCGGTTTACCCGCCCGCAGTTCCCCCTACAGGCCAAGTACCAGAAATCGGTCAAGGATTCACTGCTCCACAGCCAGCAGTCTCTGCAATTTTTGCTCCTCCACCAGCGGCATCAATTGCAAATGTTGTTCCACCACCAGCAGTAACTTTAGCTAATTTCGCTTCTCCGCCAGCAGCAACTGTTGCTCCTCCACCAGCAGCATCAATCTCAAGTGTCGCTccgccaccagcagcaccaaTCGCAAGTGCCGCTACTCCACCAGCAGCATCAATCTCAAGTGTTGCTCCTCCTCCAGCAGCATCAATTGAAAGTGTCGCTCCTCCACCAGCAGCTTCTATTACAAGTGTTGCTCCTCCACCAGCAGCATCAACCGCAAGTGTTAGTCCTCCACCAACAGCATCTATTGTTAATCCTCCTCCAACTGTTGGTATAGCAAGCgtaccgctcttcgccgcacCAATTCAATCCTCCTCTGGAATTCCTTTCTTTAACCAACAATCGACAGACGCAGGAGTACCAACTGCTTTTATCCAAAGCGAAGTTCCAGCTGCACCTCCAACAGCTTTGGAAGCGTTAGTCCAAGGACCTCCACCAGTTCAAGGAAATTCCTTGTTTGCGGCAACAACCTCAGCCAGTTCCTTTTTTGTTCCCCAACCGTCGACGGAATCTGCTCTGTTTACTTCATCAGGAAGTGAAAATCTGGTTCAAGAACCATTATTGACCCAAGGATTTCCATTCTTTGCACCTCCGCCAACAGGGACAGCGGGAATAAATCTTTTTACACCACAGCCTAACCAGGAGCAAGTATCATTAAAAGAGGAACCCAAGCAGTCCCAGACTGAAGAGCAAGCTATATCTGCACCTCCAACAGAAAGCACTCAAGGCGTTAACTTGTCAACGGCACTCAGCGAAGCTCCATTCTCTGGACCTCCTGTTATCGAACCCCTTGTAGAAGATACTCCAACGACCAACTCAGAACCAGATCAAGGATCTATAACATCTCCGGCTCCGTCTGCACCAGTGGAACAAGATATTCCATTATTCGTGCCAGTGCCAGCTTTATCGGGACAAGGTCAGGGTGTACCATTGTACCCGCCGCCACAAACCGGATCTATCGGTGCCAGCGGCCAAATTGCTCCCCCGCCAGCGGCTTCAAGTGGTTCCTTGATTGCTTCTGATCCTGTAACATCATCAGTTTCGTCTTTCTTTTCTCCTGCCCAAGAGCATTCTGCATCTGCATTATTTGCTCCACCACCAGCTGCAAATACCACAATATTCACACCGGCTCCGCCAACAAATTCTTCGTTGTTTGATCCGATACCAGCAGCCCAAACTGCACCAGAAGTGGTTCCGGCAACATCCGCTGAGATAGTTGATGCTCCGGCAGCCTTCTTTGGAACTCCAGAGGCTAGCACCACCAATCTGTTCCAGAGCACTACCGAGACTCAAACGGTTTTCAGTCCATTTTCCCAAACTAAAGCTACGCCTTTGATTCAGGAATCTGGACCGGAGTTGGTTCCTCCTCCGATTGGATTTTTCGCAGAGCAGACCGAGGCCGAAACACTCAACCATCCACCACTTGCCCCATCGCCCCTGCAGAGCTTCTTTAACCCACCACCAGGAGCAGCTGCCTCCGCGGACTTTAACTTCTTTGGGAGTCCTACACCCGGAAGCGTGTTTCCAGATTTGCCAGTCCAGCAGGGAATTGCACCGCCACCCCTGGCTCTAGAGCCACCTGCGGAAACTGGTGACTCAAGTACAGGCCCAGCTCCTCTCGGATTCGAGTTGCTGAGTCAATCCCAGCAAGCGCAAGACCAAGCGCCAAGTTCAAACGAAAATTCCTATCCAAATTCAAGTGTCAACTCCTTCGCCGGCTATTTTGGTGGCACCAGTGTCCCTCCGGTACCTTTAGTAGCACctgagccagcagcagcacctgtGGCTCCAGTGAAAAACTGCGATCCGGTAAACTTCTTCGACCAGGTGCCCCAGTCTCAGTCACAAATACAAGTCAACGAGGATCAGCGCATCCAGAACTTCTTCAACAATCCGCCGCTTCAAGACCAACCCGCTGCACCGGGTGAACTCAAGTACGACATTGTCCACAGTGGAGTGGCTGTGAAGCAGCTGCAGGAGCGATCCCAAACGCCCATCTCCAACCTTGTCGAGCCGCCCTCCTCGGCCTGCTCCGAGTTCTCCACCCTCGCTCCAGCTCCAACTCAGACCGATCGCCAATCAGGCGAGGACCTGTTCCAACAGCACCTGGGCGAGTTACCCGACGAGGTCCTCAGAGAACTCAGAATGGCGAACGCCAACGGCGACAAGGGCCAGGTGGCCACACCTCCCGTGGCAATA ACTTACTCACCTGTGGTGGTCCATTGGTTCTACAAGCGCAGCGTGGACACAAAGTTCATCTGGACACCATTCAGTCACTATGATTCAGCCCTTCTGGAAACCAGTCTAAATCttg acGATTCTACTTTGATAATTCCCGTCGAGGGTGGACGCTACGATGTGAATATCAAGGAGCGCACCAAGACGCCCGTTTACTGGGAGGGAAAGGCCATCGAAGTACGGCGCTGCTCTTGGTTCTACAAAGGAGTTGACTCCAAGTACGTGCCCTACACCGAGGATACTGCCGCCCTACTTGAATCGGAATACAAGCGATCCGCCGAGACTGGCGAGTGGCATCAGAAGATCATGTTGGCCAACGGCGAGCAGGTGGTCTTCCACGGACCCACCGTCATCGTGCACTTCTTGCCGCAACAGAATGCGGACACCTGGGGAGCCAGCACGCAGGGCTCCATGCGACCACGGGTGGTCAAGAGGGATCTGGATGATTTTACGATCGAACAGGGCGAGTCCCAGCGAGTGGATCACCTGCTTTTCATGGTCCACGGCATTGGATCCGCCTGCGATCTGAAAATGCGATCAGTGGAGGAAGTTG TGGACGACTTCCGGGTAATTGCCCAGCAGCTGGTTCAGTCGCACTACAAAAACTCTACCGACATGGGTCTGGTGGGTCGCGTTGAGGTCTTGCCCATATCCTGGCACGGTCACCTGCACTCCGAGGAGCTGGGCATCGACGAAAAGCTCAAGTCCATCACCCTGGAGTCGATTCCACGCCTGCGAAACTTCACCAACGACACGCTGCTCGACGTGCTCTTCTACACCAGTCCCAAGTACTGCCAGAAGATCATGAACACAGTGGCCGATGCACTGAACGACGTGTACCTTAAGTACCGAATGCGACATCCAGAATTCAACGGAGGAGTCTCGTTGGCAGGACACAGTCTTGGCTCCCTCATCCTGTTCGATCTGCTGTGCCATCAGGAGCCCCTCAAGGAAAGCGAGGAGGAGAATAAA AATCCCGACCAACTGCCCCAGAAGCAAGCTCAAAAGGTTATGCTCCCGACCAGCGATCTTCTGCCCAAACAGGTCAGCTATGCGATGGGACCGGAGGGGACTGGCCAGCCCGTGATCACATACACCCAGCTCATATTCCACCCGAAGAAGTTCTTCGCCCTGGGCTCGCCCATCGGCATGTTTGTGACCATTCGGGGCATCGATAAGCTAGGCCTCGACTTCCACCTGCCCACGTGTCCGGGTTTCTACAACATATTCCATCCCTTCGATCCGGTGGCCTATCGTATCGAGGCCCTTGTCAATCCGGACATGAATGGCATTCGGCCGGTGTTGATTCCCCACCACAAGGGACGCAAGCGGATGCACCTGGAGTTAAAGGAGACGATGACACGCGTGGGTGCGGATATCAAGCAGCGCTTCATGGACACATTCAAGACCACGCTGGACAGTGTCAATTTCCTGGCCACGGTGACGAAGGTGAAGAAGGAAGCCGAGGAATCGCTGGAGAAGGAGACAAGTCAGACATCTTCGCAGGCCTTGCAAAAGCAGAACGAAGATCAGGACGAGAGCTCTGTGGCCAGCTCGTCCTGCAAACTACGAAATCGCACCGATTCCTGTTCGACCACGGCTTCCGATCCCGAGTTCATCGAGCTTGATTTTCCGCTGGGAAAACTGAACGACTCAAAGCGGGTTGACTACGTGCTCCAGGAGGCACCCCTGGAGTTCATCAACGAATATATTTTCGCCCTGAGCAGCCATGTGTGCTATTG GGGCTCCGAGGATACGATCCTGTTCGTGATGAAGGAGATCTACGCCAGCCTGGGCATCAGCACCGACAGCCAGGTGCCGCAGTCCTCCATGACCATCGAGCGACCCGTCTCCCACGAGAGCAGTGTCAGCAATTCGCTGTTGCCGATGTGA